From Pelosinus fermentans DSM 17108, the proteins below share one genomic window:
- a CDS encoding cyclase family protein: MLIDLTLKMSKSDFITDDPSRKLGHFGTHCDVMNKEFLLENIKRVGKIIDISNIKDREVNITDINIEIEKNDFVIFKTDHLKINGYGAKEYQIKSAELSDSVIDFLIEKKVSLIGVDAPGLQKASKHGEVDQHCADHNIFVIENLCNIDTLYEKVRNNSFTVYCFPLNLLDSTGLSCRVIAEF; encoded by the coding sequence ATGTTGATTGATTTAACACTTAAGATGAGTAAATCTGATTTTATCACAGATGATCCATCAAGAAAATTAGGACATTTTGGTACTCATTGTGATGTTATGAATAAGGAATTTCTGTTGGAAAATATTAAAAGAGTGGGTAAAATTATTGATATTAGTAATATAAAAGACAGGGAAGTCAATATTACGGATATCAATATTGAAATTGAAAAAAATGATTTTGTAATATTTAAAACAGATCATTTGAAAATAAATGGATATGGAGCAAAAGAGTATCAAATAAAAAGTGCAGAACTATCCGATTCAGTCATTGATTTTCTGATTGAGAAAAAAGTAAGCTTGATTGGGGTAGATGCGCCAGGACTGCAGAAAGCTTCCAAACATGGGGAAGTAGATCAGCATTGTGCAGATCATAATATTTTCGTAATCGAGAATTTGTGCAACATCGATACTCTTTATGAAAAGGTAAGAAACAACAGCTTTACGGTCTATTGCTTTCCTTTAAATCTTTTGGATTCAACAGGTTTATCCTGCAGAGTCATAGCAGAGTTTTAA
- a CDS encoding AraC family transcriptional regulator: protein MMNGVQFYRDEELPYFELKLCDTSQLSYRKHAHEEYSLGIVDKGTSSFWYEGKWEDVNPKTIVFIPPNLVHSCNPQQEDQWKYKMLFINAAWVHRFMDSKERFLFQNPIVEAISDPEIFKMTSKMMENLMEHASPLEKEGSIIALFDKMAVHADQRKNIKIKQELPKLKVIKEYLHSNFCERITLDDLELVSGINKFHLIRLFKEEFGIPPHMYQTLLRINYAKRQLRKQRQITEVALEAGFYDQSHFHKVFKSHTGITPEKYEKI, encoded by the coding sequence ATGATGAATGGAGTACAATTTTACCGTGATGAAGAGTTGCCGTATTTTGAATTAAAGTTATGCGATACCAGCCAGCTTTCCTATAGAAAGCACGCTCACGAGGAATATTCATTAGGCATTGTAGATAAAGGAACAAGCTCATTTTGGTATGAAGGTAAGTGGGAAGACGTAAATCCGAAAACAATTGTTTTTATTCCTCCCAATTTAGTACATTCTTGTAATCCACAGCAGGAGGATCAATGGAAATATAAAATGCTGTTTATCAATGCAGCATGGGTACATCGTTTCATGGATAGTAAAGAAAGATTTCTTTTCCAGAATCCAATTGTTGAGGCGATCTCTGATCCAGAAATATTTAAAATGACCAGTAAGATGATGGAAAATCTAATGGAACATGCAAGTCCTTTAGAAAAAGAAGGCAGCATCATTGCTCTTTTTGACAAGATGGCCGTCCACGCAGACCAGAGGAAGAATATAAAGATCAAACAGGAACTTCCTAAATTGAAAGTCATTAAAGAATATTTGCATAGTAATTTTTGTGAAAGAATTACATTGGATGACTTAGAGCTGGTTTCAGGGATTAATAAATTTCATCTGATTCGTCTCTTCAAAGAGGAATTTGGCATACCTCCCCATATGTATCAAACCTTGTTACGAATCAATTATGCAAAAAGACAGCTTCGCAAGCAAAGGCAAATCACTGAGGTAGCATTAGAAGCAGGATTTTATGATCAAAGTCATTTCCATAAAGTTTTTAAAAGCCATACTGGGATTACTCCAGAAAAGTATGAAAAAATATAA
- a CDS encoding 3-isopropylmalate dehydratase small subunit: MINVITGKAWKFGNDVDTDQIIPSQYLLLPNVEEMKQYTFEPLDENFASTVCPGDIIVGGENFGSGSSREQAPLVLKALGISAVVAKSFARIFFRNAINIGLPVVICKEVYDAVEQNDTLEIDVLKGTIKNVTEDRNFTSTKLPAHVMNILEAGGLIGFLNKK, from the coding sequence ATGATAAACGTGATCACAGGGAAAGCATGGAAGTTTGGGAATGATGTGGATACGGATCAAATCATTCCATCTCAGTATTTGCTGCTGCCTAATGTTGAGGAAATGAAACAGTATACGTTTGAGCCTTTAGATGAAAACTTTGCTTCTACCGTGTGTCCAGGTGACATTATTGTAGGGGGCGAAAACTTTGGTTCCGGTTCGTCCCGAGAGCAAGCTCCTTTAGTCTTAAAAGCTCTGGGCATCAGCGCAGTAGTAGCGAAATCCTTTGCCAGAATCTTCTTTAGAAATGCAATCAATATTGGGTTGCCGGTTGTGATTTGCAAAGAAGTGTATGATGCTGTTGAACAAAACGACACATTGGAAATTGATGTTCTAAAAGGTACGATTAAGAATGTTACAGAGGATCGAAATTTTACATCTACAAAACTTCCTGCACATGTAATGAATATTTTAGAAGCAGGCGGTTTAATTGGTTTCTTAAATAAAAAGTAA
- a CDS encoding MFS transporter, with protein sequence MKNTKELQTRQFSNTPIIILLVLMYVVVAMSDNFKGIFVPFFKDDFGINNTQIGYVLTAGFLAYAVFQYVGGIFIEKVGYKKVIVFGFIVGMASLILLITCKTYIILLIGLFGLNVGMAMFNVGVNTLGPVLTVASTAVLMNFVNFSYGASNTAIQKIAGNLLSKGIPWTQFYVFMLLFCGALLIYLLIIKIPYTPTSEKVQYQKKDLFRNKVLYLYIIALGFYLASEYGIGNWFVNYMGEEFNLDADNRAFYAALFFGLETVGRLFGGFIVDRLGAFKGMLLFGCAASFLSTVGILLGEAGLLIFSAAGLFYSIIYPTIITTAHGVFKEAASYVTGLMLMCGTLIAMVVNMLMGIGNDTIGVHYSYYSIAICIAITTIAVAVIKRKVGGFEGKERAG encoded by the coding sequence ATGAAGAATACGAAAGAACTTCAAACTAGGCAATTTAGCAATACTCCTATTATTATCTTATTAGTCCTCATGTATGTAGTCGTGGCCATGAGCGATAATTTTAAAGGTATTTTTGTGCCTTTTTTCAAAGATGATTTTGGTATTAATAATACGCAGATTGGCTATGTCCTGACAGCAGGTTTTTTGGCCTATGCAGTGTTCCAGTATGTTGGCGGTATTTTTATTGAGAAGGTAGGCTATAAGAAAGTCATAGTTTTTGGTTTCATAGTAGGGATGGCCTCTTTGATTCTTTTAATTACTTGCAAGACATACATCATATTACTCATTGGATTATTTGGCTTAAATGTTGGTATGGCTATGTTTAATGTTGGGGTCAATACATTAGGACCGGTATTGACCGTCGCTTCAACTGCCGTCCTCATGAATTTTGTGAATTTTTCCTATGGTGCCAGTAATACAGCAATACAAAAAATTGCAGGGAATCTGTTATCAAAAGGAATACCATGGACTCAATTCTACGTCTTCATGCTGCTGTTCTGCGGGGCCTTATTGATCTATTTACTAATCATTAAAATACCTTATACTCCCACTAGTGAAAAAGTGCAGTATCAAAAAAAAGATTTATTTAGAAATAAAGTGTTATATCTGTATATTATTGCTTTAGGTTTTTATCTAGCCTCAGAATATGGCATTGGAAACTGGTTTGTGAATTATATGGGAGAAGAATTTAACTTAGATGCAGATAACAGGGCATTCTATGCCGCATTGTTCTTTGGTCTTGAAACAGTGGGCAGATTGTTTGGCGGATTTATTGTAGATCGGTTAGGAGCTTTTAAAGGCATGCTGCTGTTTGGCTGTGCAGCGTCTTTTTTATCTACCGTGGGGATTCTATTAGGAGAGGCAGGATTACTTATATTTTCTGCTGCAGGTTTATTTTATTCCATCATTTATCCCACGATCATTACCACGGCCCATGGAGTGTTTAAGGAAGCAGCATCCTATGTTACCGGTTTGATGTTAATGTGCGGCACGTTAATTGCAATGGTTGTCAACATGCTGATGGGGATAGGGAATGATACCATTGGTGTGCATTATTCTTATTATAGTATCGCTATCTGCATAGCCATCACTACCATCGCTGTTGCAGTGATAAAGAGAAAGGTAGGTGGTTTTGAAGGGAAGGAAAGGGCAGGATGA
- a CDS encoding 3-isopropylmalate dehydratase large subunit gives MGYTLTEKIIMRNTKRSSVTPGELLNVNVDRVMVHDIFAPFVVEKFREMGFEKVWNPDKIVFVYDHLVPTSFIEDFRHHKIADAFAAEQHIKAVHRADGVCHQLMPELRYVVPGQVVFGTDSHTTTYGAIGSFSTGIGYTEMAAIFGTGQLWIKVPPTLKFTINGELPKGVYSKDIILRILGDIGADGGTYKALEFGGSTIKGLSISSRMTLSNMAVEAGAKVGVIEPDEKTFAFSGVEGSQFQDLKSDPDASYEKVFNYDASTFKPVVACPSNVDNISDVEALLGSKIDQGFIGSCTNGRFEDLEVAAKILKGRKIAPFTKLIVTPASRSIYAEAAKAGIIGILVEAGAIMNPPACGLCCGRSGGIVSDGERVIATNNRNFLGRMGSPKSEIFLASPATVAAAALEGKIVDPRKYL, from the coding sequence ATGGGTTATACGCTAACTGAAAAAATAATCATGAGAAATACGAAAAGAAGTTCTGTTACACCCGGAGAATTGCTCAATGTGAATGTGGATAGGGTTATGGTTCATGATATCTTTGCTCCCTTTGTTGTTGAGAAATTTAGAGAGATGGGTTTTGAAAAAGTTTGGAATCCAGATAAAATTGTATTTGTCTATGATCACTTAGTCCCCACCAGTTTTATTGAAGATTTTCGTCATCATAAAATAGCCGATGCCTTTGCCGCGGAGCAGCACATAAAGGCGGTTCATCGTGCAGATGGAGTCTGTCATCAATTAATGCCTGAGTTACGCTATGTAGTTCCCGGTCAAGTCGTCTTTGGTACGGATTCCCATACTACGACCTATGGTGCCATTGGTTCCTTCTCAACAGGAATTGGCTATACGGAGATGGCGGCGATTTTTGGTACGGGACAATTGTGGATTAAGGTTCCGCCAACTCTTAAGTTTACAATTAATGGCGAGCTGCCTAAGGGTGTTTATTCCAAAGATATAATTCTTAGGATTCTTGGTGATATTGGTGCTGATGGCGGTACTTATAAAGCACTGGAATTTGGCGGTTCTACGATCAAAGGATTGAGTATATCTTCCAGAATGACTCTTTCCAATATGGCGGTAGAAGCAGGAGCTAAGGTTGGGGTTATTGAGCCTGATGAAAAGACTTTTGCTTTTAGCGGCGTCGAAGGCAGTCAATTCCAAGATCTTAAGAGTGATCCAGATGCCAGTTACGAAAAAGTCTTTAACTATGATGCTTCCACTTTTAAGCCTGTGGTTGCATGTCCATCCAATGTGGATAATATCAGTGACGTAGAAGCACTGTTAGGAAGCAAAATTGATCAAGGATTTATCGGTTCCTGTACCAATGGCAGGTTTGAAGATTTAGAAGTAGCCGCCAAGATTCTCAAAGGGCGCAAGATTGCTCCCTTTACAAAATTAATTGTTACGCCGGCAAGCCGGAGTATTTATGCAGAAGCTGCAAAGGCAGGTATTATTGGTATCTTAGTGGAAGCCGGGGCGATTATGAATCCGCCAGCCTGTGGTTTATGCTGTGGCAGGAGCGGTGGGATTGTATCAGATGGGGAGCGGGTAATCGCCACTAACAATCGTAATTTCTTAGGCAGAATGGGCAGTCCGAAGTCGGAAATATTTCTCGCCTCCCCTGCAACCGTTGCTGCAGCGGCTTTAGAAGGTAAGATTGTTGATCCAAGAAAGTATTTATAA
- a CDS encoding trans-sulfuration enzyme family protein, with translation MDQEKIAFRTKCVHTGNGIDKETGSIRRPITMANSYRLPEDASTLNWSDPNQLVYTRNTSANQIYLQEKLAALEGGEDCVVLGTGVAALAGVFFTFLDQNAHIICSNVSYVAVYRLLHEYFPDKYGVEVTLLDTANLDEIKKAVRPNTKIIHIETPGNPTTRVSDIAEIAKIAKAVGALLTVDSTFASPFLQRPLELGADLVIHSLTKYINGHGDAMGGAVIGGKELIDKIKRQAMVNLGGAISPFNAWLIMRGVVTLPLRMKQHSESALKIAHFLEEHPAIAFVAYPGLASHPQHEIAKKQMTMFSGVISFGLKGDVNIHNKFVNSLNLIVPAVSIGHDESLIVYTGPTDERNHFYPEEFKNGHLRFSVGLEEADDIINDLKQALKKAGLL, from the coding sequence ATGGATCAGGAAAAAATTGCTTTTCGGACAAAATGTGTTCACACAGGAAATGGTATTGATAAGGAAACGGGAAGTATCAGACGTCCTATTACCATGGCAAACAGTTACAGACTTCCAGAAGATGCATCCACTTTGAATTGGAGTGACCCCAATCAGCTTGTTTATACGAGAAATACTTCTGCAAATCAGATTTATTTGCAGGAAAAATTAGCTGCTTTGGAAGGCGGAGAAGATTGCGTAGTACTGGGAACTGGTGTTGCGGCACTAGCAGGAGTCTTTTTTACATTCTTAGATCAAAATGCACATATTATTTGTTCGAATGTTTCCTATGTAGCTGTGTATCGACTTTTGCATGAGTATTTTCCAGATAAATATGGAGTGGAAGTGACGCTGCTCGATACTGCGAATTTGGATGAAATCAAAAAAGCAGTACGCCCAAATACAAAGATTATTCATATTGAAACCCCTGGCAATCCTACGACAAGAGTCAGCGATATTGCTGAAATCGCAAAGATCGCTAAAGCTGTCGGTGCTTTACTTACGGTAGATAGCACTTTTGCCTCTCCTTTCTTGCAGCGTCCTCTTGAATTGGGAGCTGATCTTGTTATACATAGTTTAACCAAGTATATCAATGGTCACGGTGATGCTATGGGTGGAGCCGTCATTGGAGGAAAGGAACTGATTGATAAAATAAAACGCCAAGCTATGGTGAATTTGGGAGGAGCGATCAGCCCTTTTAATGCATGGCTGATTATGCGTGGTGTTGTAACATTGCCATTACGTATGAAACAGCATAGTGAAAGTGCCTTAAAAATTGCCCATTTTCTGGAGGAACATCCCGCAATCGCATTTGTTGCTTATCCTGGTCTTGCAAGCCATCCTCAGCATGAAATTGCAAAAAAACAAATGACGATGTTTTCCGGCGTGATATCATTTGGCCTTAAAGGTGATGTAAATATTCATAATAAATTTGTGAACTCCCTTAACTTGATTGTTCCGGCTGTATCCATTGGTCATGACGAAAGCCTTATTGTTTATACAGGGCCGACAGATGAAAGAAATCATTTCTATCCAGAAGAATTTAAGAATGGACATCTTCGCTTTAGCGTCGGCCTGGAAGAGGCTGATGATATTATTAACGATTTAAAACAGGCATTGAAAAAAGCAGGATTACTATAA
- a CDS encoding nitroreductase family protein, with protein sequence MGLIEVNQERCTRCGICTDVCPTRVLAMSENGPEAIAPEVCIACGHCVAVCPHQALDNKKAPLNKQIALAEFPALPAQKAQLFLRSRRSIRKYKERSVPREQLLQLIEIARFAPTASNGQGVSYIIIENKELIEKLIEVVIEWMESQISVHWSFLLHVKAYREDKKDTIFRGAPHIILATANKDFSRGRENTVFALTYLELYATTLGLGSCWAGLFEICAFSGYKPLLELLNIPEGKEITGTVMVGYPQYKYQRLVDRNPLDVTWL encoded by the coding sequence ATGGGGTTAATTGAAGTTAACCAAGAACGCTGTACCCGATGTGGAATTTGTACTGACGTATGTCCTACGCGGGTGTTAGCTATGAGTGAAAATGGTCCGGAAGCAATTGCTCCTGAGGTCTGTATTGCCTGCGGACATTGTGTAGCTGTATGTCCACATCAAGCGCTAGATAATAAGAAAGCACCTCTCAATAAGCAGATTGCGTTAGCGGAATTTCCAGCGTTGCCTGCACAAAAGGCTCAATTATTTCTTAGATCCCGACGATCCATTCGTAAATACAAAGAAAGATCTGTGCCCCGCGAGCAATTATTACAGTTAATTGAAATCGCTCGTTTTGCGCCGACTGCCAGCAATGGGCAGGGTGTATCTTATATAATTATAGAGAATAAAGAGTTAATTGAGAAGTTAATAGAAGTAGTAATTGAATGGATGGAGAGCCAAATTTCTGTACACTGGAGTTTTCTTCTTCATGTGAAAGCATATAGAGAAGATAAGAAAGACACAATCTTTCGAGGGGCTCCCCACATCATTTTGGCAACTGCCAATAAAGATTTTTCCCGCGGGCGTGAGAATACTGTTTTCGCTTTAACATACCTGGAATTGTATGCAACGACCTTGGGCCTCGGATCTTGCTGGGCTGGACTGTTTGAAATATGTGCGTTTTCAGGTTATAAACCTTTACTGGAATTGCTGAATATACCAGAAGGAAAAGAAATAACCGGCACCGTGATGGTTGGCTATCCACAATATAAGTACCAAAGACTGGTAGATCGCAACCCCTTAGATGTCACTTGGCTATGA
- a CDS encoding EFR1 family ferrodoxin (N-terminal region resembles flavodoxins. C-terminal ferrodoxin region binds two 4Fe-4S clusters.), whose product MFDKIVVFFMTGTGNSYQVAAWFVEEAAALGIETQVQQIKVTKLSIEPNRRTLCVFTFPTHGFTAPWLLLKQILYLPRGKGTAAVVLPSRAGTRIKGISLPGMEGTAGYLTACLLFLKGYRVKGVIGVDMPSNWTAVHWGLNKENKEFIISAAEPKVKHFAKVILNGQKSFHGIVPLALGLWLAPISVMYLILGQLILSKLFFASDKCIGCQQCADLCPKQAILMVGAKRKRPYWTYSCDSCMACMNYCPYEAVEVSPIIGIIFYFIGTIPISTYILNHFVTLPFSWLPINWDGIIQYIYVLSSVFLAYLLLHAALGWRFFCIIFSKLTHTRYFRRYHAPNVSVKNLNQRSIIDD is encoded by the coding sequence GTGTTTGATAAAATAGTTGTATTTTTTATGACAGGTACCGGAAATTCATATCAGGTAGCTGCATGGTTTGTAGAGGAAGCAGCTGCACTCGGTATAGAAACGCAAGTGCAGCAAATTAAAGTGACAAAACTTTCTATTGAACCTAATCGTAGAACGCTGTGTGTATTTACATTTCCTACTCATGGATTTACAGCCCCTTGGTTATTATTAAAACAGATTTTATATCTTCCTAGGGGCAAGGGGACGGCTGCTGTGGTTCTTCCTTCGCGAGCTGGCACTAGGATCAAAGGAATTTCACTTCCGGGAATGGAAGGAACAGCTGGTTATCTAACGGCTTGTCTATTATTTTTGAAAGGGTATAGGGTAAAAGGCGTTATCGGTGTAGATATGCCTAGCAACTGGACTGCAGTCCATTGGGGATTAAACAAAGAAAATAAAGAGTTTATTATTTCAGCAGCAGAGCCAAAAGTGAAGCATTTTGCTAAAGTGATTTTAAATGGACAAAAATCTTTTCATGGGATTGTTCCTTTAGCGTTAGGGTTATGGCTAGCTCCTATTTCTGTAATGTATTTGATTCTGGGACAGTTAATACTTAGTAAATTGTTCTTTGCCTCAGACAAGTGTATAGGCTGCCAGCAATGTGCTGACCTTTGCCCTAAACAGGCAATTTTAATGGTTGGAGCAAAAAGAAAGCGTCCTTACTGGACTTACTCCTGCGACAGTTGCATGGCTTGCATGAATTATTGCCCTTATGAAGCTGTAGAGGTAAGTCCAATTATCGGAATTATATTCTATTTTATAGGTACAATACCGATTTCAACCTATATACTGAACCATTTTGTTACCCTGCCTTTTTCTTGGCTGCCGATCAATTGGGATGGAATCATACAATATATTTATGTTCTAAGTTCTGTTTTTCTAGCATATTTGCTGCTGCATGCTGCTCTAGGCTGGCGCTTTTTCTGCATAATCTTTAGCAAGCTTACTCATACTCGCTATTTTCGTAGGTATCATGCTCCCAATGTAAGCGTAAAGAACCTCAATCAACGGAGTATCATCGATGACTAA
- a CDS encoding 3-isopropylmalate dehydratase large subunit: MGMTMGEKILARASGKDLVKPGEIITAKVDLCMSNDGTTHLNIDIFENQLKAEKVFDPEKVIFIVDHNVPSESAKTAQVHKKMRIFAQKHDIPFYEGTGVCHQIMIEDFVVPGQLVIAADSHTCSYGGLGAFGTGVGCTDFTSVMHTGEIWLMVPETLKFEIEGSFKAGVYARDLILKIIGDIGANGANYRIMEFGGPAVKKFTVDDRVVLCNMAVEAGAKTGLVEPDQTAIDYVEARGRHDMNLFTSDEDAVYEKTYQYNLDELEPMIAIPHCVDDVVGVTQIGDVKIDQGFIGSCNNGRIEELRAAAQILQGKKIDPYVKLLISPASKAVFLEALAEGLIDIFVESGAMVLNPNCSVCWGSCQGVIGEGETLISTGTRNFKGRAGHPNSSVYLASAATVAASALTGKITDPRGFVV, encoded by the coding sequence ATGGGAATGACAATGGGAGAGAAAATCTTGGCCAGAGCCAGCGGTAAGGATCTTGTGAAACCAGGAGAGATCATTACAGCAAAAGTTGATTTATGCATGAGCAACGATGGTACAACCCATTTGAATATTGATATATTTGAAAATCAGCTGAAAGCAGAAAAGGTGTTTGATCCTGAAAAAGTGATTTTTATTGTAGATCATAACGTACCTTCAGAGAGTGCAAAAACTGCTCAGGTACACAAAAAAATGCGAATATTTGCGCAAAAACATGATATTCCCTTTTATGAAGGCACAGGAGTGTGTCATCAAATTATGATAGAAGATTTCGTTGTACCAGGACAGCTGGTTATTGCTGCTGATTCTCATACCTGTTCTTATGGTGGTCTGGGTGCCTTTGGCACAGGGGTAGGCTGTACGGATTTTACTTCCGTCATGCATACAGGGGAAATTTGGCTGATGGTTCCGGAAACGTTAAAGTTTGAAATTGAGGGCAGTTTCAAAGCAGGAGTATATGCCAGGGATCTGATTTTGAAGATCATTGGTGATATTGGGGCTAATGGAGCAAATTATAGAATTATGGAATTTGGCGGTCCTGCAGTGAAGAAATTTACTGTTGATGATCGGGTAGTGCTGTGTAATATGGCCGTAGAAGCAGGGGCAAAAACAGGCCTTGTTGAGCCGGATCAAACTGCGATTGACTATGTTGAAGCCAGAGGGCGTCATGACATGAATCTATTTACAAGCGATGAAGATGCAGTATATGAAAAAACATATCAATATAACCTTGATGAATTGGAACCGATGATTGCCATTCCTCATTGTGTTGATGATGTAGTCGGTGTAACCCAGATTGGGGATGTGAAAATCGATCAGGGCTTTATCGGTTCCTGTAATAATGGCAGGATCGAGGAATTACGCGCTGCAGCGCAAATTTTGCAGGGAAAGAAAATTGATCCTTATGTGAAACTATTGATTTCACCTGCTTCAAAGGCAGTATTTTTAGAGGCCTTAGCAGAGGGATTGATTGATATTTTTGTAGAAAGCGGCGCCATGGTGCTGAATCCCAATTGCAGTGTTTGCTGGGGAAGCTGCCAGGGCGTAATTGGTGAAGGGGAAACCCTGATCTCCACTGGGACCAGAAACTTCAAGGGCAGGGCAGGTCATCCAAACTCGAGCGTATATCTTGCTTCTGCGGCAACGGTAGCCGCTTCTGCCCTTACAGGGAAAATAACCGATCCTAGGGGGTTTGTGGTATGA
- a CDS encoding flavodoxin family protein, with translation MKVLALNGSPRKGWNTEILLKHALEGAASQGADTELIHLYDLNFKGCISCFACKLKGGKSYGKCAYQDELTPVLEKAAEADAIILGSPVYLGAATGEMRSFLERFVFPFLVYDLNYSSLFPKKIPTGFIYTMNVDEKRLKDMGYEQHFGNTQMALARTFGSSESLLVTDTYQFSDYSKYVVTSFNPVEKAKRKEEVFPIDCSKAFDMGVRFAGGKSDGVN, from the coding sequence ATGAAAGTATTGGCGTTGAATGGAAGTCCAAGAAAGGGATGGAATACAGAAATCCTGCTAAAGCATGCTCTGGAGGGGGCTGCATCTCAAGGTGCAGACACAGAGCTTATCCATCTGTATGACCTAAACTTTAAAGGCTGTATAAGCTGTTTCGCCTGTAAATTAAAAGGCGGTAAAAGTTATGGAAAGTGTGCTTATCAAGATGAGTTGACGCCGGTTTTAGAAAAAGCAGCCGAAGCCGATGCAATTATTCTTGGTTCACCTGTCTATCTAGGAGCAGCTACTGGTGAGATGAGATCCTTTCTAGAGCGATTCGTTTTTCCTTTTCTAGTCTATGATCTGAATTACTCCAGCCTTTTTCCCAAGAAGATACCGACAGGTTTCATTTATACAATGAATGTGGATGAAAAACGGCTGAAGGATATGGGATACGAACAGCATTTTGGCAATACCCAAATGGCATTAGCCAGAACCTTTGGGAGCTCAGAATCATTGTTAGTTACGGATACCTACCAATTTAGTGATTATTCCAAGTATGTGGTAACTTCATTTAATCCAGTGGAAAAAGCGAAACGAAAGGAAGAAGTATTTCCCATAGATTGCAGTAAGGCATTTGATATGGGGGTCCGTTTTGCAGGAGGCAAGTCCGATGGGGTTAATTGA
- a CDS encoding 3-isopropylmalate dehydratase small subunit, with amino-acid sequence MKEAFKGRVWKLGDDIDTDIIIPTQFLALKTVEDMKKYAFNPLRPELAAQIQPGDIIVAGKNFGCGSSREQAPEILAALKISCIIAKSYARIFYRNAFNNGLLLLENSELYDYCSEGDHVSVHLESSQVLLGEKSFEVASIPTDLLQMVEAGGLVPFMRKRNGK; translated from the coding sequence ATGAAAGAAGCTTTCAAAGGACGAGTGTGGAAACTTGGGGACGATATAGATACGGATATTATTATTCCGACGCAGTTTCTTGCCTTAAAGACCGTAGAAGATATGAAAAAATATGCATTTAACCCGTTAAGACCGGAGCTGGCAGCGCAGATCCAGCCAGGAGATATTATTGTAGCAGGTAAAAATTTTGGCTGCGGCTCGTCTCGGGAGCAGGCTCCTGAGATATTGGCGGCTTTGAAGATAAGCTGCATTATTGCCAAGTCCTATGCCAGGATCTTTTACCGCAATGCATTTAATAATGGTTTATTGCTGCTTGAGAATAGTGAGCTGTATGATTATTGCAGTGAAGGAGATCATGTCTCTGTTCATTTAGAGAGCAGCCAAGTTCTCCTAGGGGAAAAATCCTTTGAGGTGGCATCCATTCCAACGGATTTGTTGCAGATGGTAGAAGCGGGAGGATTAGTTCCTTTTATGAGAAAGCGCAATGGCAAATAG
- a CDS encoding tRNA threonylcarbamoyladenosine dehydratase yields MLHQFSRTELLIGAEALEKLKQSKVAVFGIGGVGSYTVEGLVRAGVGKLVLIDDDCVCLTNINRQLLATRKTVGKAKVEVMKERILEINPDAEVTIFQKFYMPDTAAELIFDDYDYIVDAIDTVTGKIDLIEKAKANNIPIISCMGAGNKLDPTKFEVADIYKTSVCPLAKVMRKELKKRGVHSLKVVYSKELPVTPIETEGSNCATGCICPSGTTRKCTIRRQIPGSISFVPSVAGLIIAGEVVKDIAFKVK; encoded by the coding sequence ATGTTACATCAGTTCTCTAGAACCGAATTATTAATCGGGGCAGAAGCCTTAGAAAAATTGAAACAAAGTAAAGTAGCTGTCTTCGGTATTGGCGGTGTAGGCTCCTATACCGTGGAAGGTCTGGTCCGTGCTGGTGTAGGCAAGCTGGTATTGATTGATGATGACTGTGTGTGTCTTACAAATATTAACCGTCAATTGCTTGCGACTCGAAAAACCGTGGGTAAAGCGAAAGTCGAAGTAATGAAAGAACGAATCTTAGAGATTAACCCGGATGCAGAAGTTACGATCTTTCAAAAATTTTATATGCCAGACACTGCTGCTGAGTTAATCTTTGACGACTACGATTACATTGTAGACGCTATTGACACGGTAACGGGAAAAATTGATTTGATCGAAAAAGCCAAGGCTAACAATATTCCTATTATCAGCTGCATGGGAGCAGGCAATAAGCTTGATCCTACGAAATTCGAAGTAGCCGATATTTATAAAACATCCGTATGTCCTTTGGCAAAAGTTATGCGTAAAGAACTAAAAAAACGCGGCGTGCATTCCTTAAAGGTAGTCTACTCCAAAGAATTGCCTGTAACCCCAATCGAAACAGAAGGTTCTAATTGTGCAACTGGTTGTATCTGCCCCTCTGGCACTACCCGTAAATGCACCATCCGCCGCCAAATTCCTGGCAGCATCTCCTTTGTACCATCAGTCGCCGGATTAATCATTGCCGGCGAAGTCGTAAAAGATATTGCTTTTAAAGTAAAATGA